One window of Pieris napi chromosome 14, ilPieNapi1.2, whole genome shotgun sequence genomic DNA carries:
- the LOC125056158 gene encoding probable maleylacetoacetate isomerase 1 isoform X2 — protein MANTTILYGYWLSSCTWRVRAAMNLKKMTFEERSIDIVREKAQLTEQFRAINPSQKVPALFVDGATIVESMAIIDYLDDTRPDPPLKPSTPLQRARMQEICEPLQNIGLKRYFETEDKYTVFTKHWTERGLQSLEELFKNSAGAYSVGDQMTKADLCLVPQVYNAVTRHKLDLGKYPILSKLYEKLLKEESFRKTHPMIVRGQKYTLPNL, from the exons atGGCTAACACG acaattttgtatggatacTGGTTGTCGTCTTGTACATGGCGAGTGCGAGCTGCGATGAATCTGAAGAAAATGACATTTGAAGAACGGTCAATAGACATCGTGCGAGAAAAGGCACAACTAACCGAGCAGTTCCGAGCGATTAATCCATCCCAAAAAGTTCCTGCTCTATTTGTTG ATGGTGCTACAATCGTGGAGTCTATGGCAATAATTGACTATCTAGATGACACACGCCCCGATCCACCCTTGAAACCCAGTACACCATTACAAAGAGCCCGCATGCAAGAAATCTGTGAG CCTCTCCAAAATATTGGATTAAAACGCTATTTCGAGACCGAAGACAAGTACACGGTATTCACAAAACACTGGACTGAGCGTGGGCTTCAAAGCCTTGaggaactttttaaaaattccgCTGGGGCTTATAGTGTTGGGGACCAAATGACTAAGGCTGATCTTTGCTTGGTCCCACAAGTGTATAATGCAGTTACAAG GCACAAATTGGATCTTGGCAAATATCCGATACTCTCcaaattgtatgaaaaactattaaaagaaGAAAGTTTCAGGAAAACGCACCCAATGATAGTTAGGGGCCAGAAGTATACGTTACCAAATTTGTAA
- the LOC125056158 gene encoding probable maleylacetoacetate isomerase 1 isoform X1 yields MANTTILYGYWLSSCTWRVRAAMNLKKMTFEERSIDIVREKAQLTEQFRAINPSQKVPALFVDGATIVESMAIIDYLDDTRPDPPLKPSTPLQRARMQEICETVVSGIQPLQNIGLKRYFETEDKYTVFTKHWTERGLQSLEELFKNSAGAYSVGDQMTKADLCLVPQVYNAVTRHKLDLGKYPILSKLYEKLLKEESFRKTHPMIVRGQKYTLPNL; encoded by the exons atGGCTAACACG acaattttgtatggatacTGGTTGTCGTCTTGTACATGGCGAGTGCGAGCTGCGATGAATCTGAAGAAAATGACATTTGAAGAACGGTCAATAGACATCGTGCGAGAAAAGGCACAACTAACCGAGCAGTTCCGAGCGATTAATCCATCCCAAAAAGTTCCTGCTCTATTTGTTG ATGGTGCTACAATCGTGGAGTCTATGGCAATAATTGACTATCTAGATGACACACGCCCCGATCCACCCTTGAAACCCAGTACACCATTACAAAGAGCCCGCATGCAAGAAATCTGTGAG ACTGTTGTTTCCGGTATCCAGCCTCTCCAAAATATTGGATTAAAACGCTATTTCGAGACCGAAGACAAGTACACGGTATTCACAAAACACTGGACTGAGCGTGGGCTTCAAAGCCTTGaggaactttttaaaaattccgCTGGGGCTTATAGTGTTGGGGACCAAATGACTAAGGCTGATCTTTGCTTGGTCCCACAAGTGTATAATGCAGTTACAAG GCACAAATTGGATCTTGGCAAATATCCGATACTCTCcaaattgtatgaaaaactattaaaagaaGAAAGTTTCAGGAAAACGCACCCAATGATAGTTAGGGGCCAGAAGTATACGTTACCAAATTTGTAA